One genomic segment of Synechocystis sp. LKSZ1 includes these proteins:
- a CDS encoding class I SAM-dependent methyltransferase produces MAIFADYADYYDVLYQDKDYPGEVDFIHGLIQSHRPQARTVLDLGCGTGRHSSLLVQKGYSVQGIDQSVAMLAKAEARRASLSPALAENLQFEVGDIRELTLDRKFDVVLLLFHVLSYQISHQDLLATLTTVRQHLQPGGILIFDCWYGPAILTDPPLVRVKRAETDSLQITRISEPQLMVNDNCVDVHYQLFIHDQKASTIQMVQEVHQMRYFFAPELSLLLQQCHLQEIARGEWMTGLPLSQHSWSTYFIAQECN; encoded by the coding sequence ATGGCTATTTTTGCTGACTACGCCGACTACTACGATGTCCTGTATCAGGACAAGGATTATCCTGGTGAAGTGGATTTTATCCATGGCTTAATTCAGTCCCATCGGCCCCAAGCCCGTACTGTGCTAGACCTGGGCTGTGGCACCGGCCGCCATAGTTCTCTCCTCGTCCAAAAGGGTTATAGCGTTCAGGGCATTGACCAGAGTGTCGCGATGTTGGCGAAGGCCGAGGCCCGTCGTGCATCCCTTTCTCCGGCCCTGGCGGAAAACCTACAATTTGAGGTGGGAGATATTCGCGAGCTGACCTTAGATCGAAAGTTTGATGTGGTGTTGCTCCTGTTCCACGTCTTGAGCTATCAAATTAGCCATCAGGATTTGTTGGCCACCCTGACCACCGTGAGACAGCACCTCCAACCGGGAGGTATTCTCATTTTTGATTGTTGGTATGGCCCGGCAATTTTAACCGACCCGCCCCTGGTGCGGGTGAAGCGGGCCGAGACGGATTCCCTACAGATCACCCGCATTTCTGAACCCCAGTTAATGGTTAATGACAATTGCGTCGATGTCCACTATCAACTGTTCATCCACGACCAGAAAGCCAGTACAATCCAGATGGTTCAGGAAGTACATCAGATGCGCTACTTTTTTGCCCCGGAATTAAGCCTACTCCTCCAGCAATGCCATCTCCAGGAAATTGCGCGGGGGGAATGGATGACGGGCCTGCCCCTCAGCCAGCACAGTTGGAGTACCTATTTCATCGCCCAGGAGTGTAACTAA
- a CDS encoding glycosyltransferase family 1 protein, with amino-acid sequence MRVALYLSEQPPTVGGGYTFESQILKVLLDSLAPSRHQFFLYSRSPFLGTDSIPATVPLIPLHTGPGSAGQPWTEAQILASLQAHQIELILSLAPRHLTLEIPFITIVWDLQHRLQPYFPEVSSGGEWEARERFFAQLLARAAYIITGTEVGKQEIERFYNIAPSRIQVIPAPTPPFVFHPSPQPEPILQRHGVLGPYLFYPAQFWPHKNHVGALLALQILREQYQLPLSLVFTGSDQGNLAFVQAQAARLGLTEQVHFLGFIPQRDLVALYQKAFALLFMTFFGPDNLPPLEAMALGCPVIASDVPGHREQLAEAALLVDPKSPEAMTAAILKLWQDRSLRQTYIQRGWQRARQWTTQDYVQSLLALLDNFEAIRRCWP; translated from the coding sequence ATGCGGGTTGCCTTGTACCTAAGTGAGCAACCCCCGACGGTGGGCGGCGGCTATACCTTTGAATCTCAGATTTTAAAAGTTCTGTTAGATTCCCTAGCCCCGAGTCGGCACCAGTTTTTTCTCTACAGCCGCAGTCCTTTCCTTGGTACGGACAGCATCCCGGCAACGGTTCCCCTAATTCCCCTCCATACTGGCCCCGGCTCTGCAGGCCAGCCCTGGACAGAAGCACAAATTTTGGCTTCCCTCCAGGCTCATCAGATTGAATTAATTCTCTCCCTAGCCCCCCGGCATTTAACCCTAGAAATTCCCTTCATCACCATCGTTTGGGATCTACAACACCGCCTCCAGCCCTATTTTCCAGAGGTAAGTAGTGGCGGTGAATGGGAGGCACGGGAACGTTTTTTTGCCCAATTACTGGCTCGGGCCGCCTATATTATTACGGGGACAGAGGTGGGCAAACAAGAAATTGAGCGCTTCTATAATATTGCCCCCAGTCGCATTCAAGTGATTCCGGCACCAACCCCTCCCTTTGTTTTCCATCCATCGCCCCAGCCAGAACCGATTCTGCAACGTCATGGTGTCCTAGGGCCCTATCTGTTCTATCCGGCCCAATTCTGGCCCCATAAAAATCATGTCGGGGCCTTATTGGCTCTGCAAATTTTGCGGGAACAGTATCAACTGCCTCTCAGCCTGGTTTTTACCGGCTCGGACCAGGGGAATTTGGCCTTTGTGCAAGCGCAAGCCGCTCGCCTTGGTCTAACGGAGCAGGTACATTTCTTGGGCTTTATCCCCCAACGGGATCTGGTGGCCCTTTACCAAAAGGCCTTTGCACTCCTGTTTATGACCTTTTTCGGGCCAGATAATTTGCCGCCCCTGGAGGCTATGGCCCTGGGGTGTCCGGTGATTGCCTCGGATGTCCCTGGCCACCGGGAACAGTTGGCCGAGGCGGCCCTGCTGGTGGATCCCAAATCCCCTGAGGCAATGACCGCAGCGATTCTAAAACTTTGGCAAGACCGGAGCTTGCGTCAGACCTACATTCAACGCGGCTGGCAACGGGCCCGGCAATGGACGACCCAGGATTATGTTCAATCCCTGTTGGCCCTGCTGGATAACTTTGAGGCCATTCGTCGTTGTTGGCCCTAG
- the gltX gene encoding glutamate--tRNA ligase, producing MTVRVRIAPSPTGNLHIGTARTAVFNWLYARRHGGQFILRIEDTDLERSKAEYTENIQTGLTWLGLTWDEGPFFQTQRLEHYRQAIQTLLDKGLAYRCYCTPEELEQMREQQKAQNLAPRYDNRHRHLSPEQQAAFEAEGRQAVIRFIIDDEREIRWQDQIRGQMLWKGSDLGGDMVIARTPDNPMDSFGQPLYNLAVVVDDIDMAITHVIRGEDHIANTAKQILLYEALEAAVPEFAHTPLILNKEGRKLSKRDGVTSIDDFKNMGFLPQALANYMTLLGWTPPDSTQEIFSLAEAASQFSLERVNKAGAKFDWDKLDWINSQYLHQLPPVELVTLLTPYWQGAGYTVDLEQDGAWWQQLAALIGPSLTRLTDGVKESQLLLTEAITLSPEGQEQLQQPGAKAVLTDISDWLATGEVLTAESAKTKINELTKALGVKKGVVMKSLRVGLMGTVHGPDLIQSWQLLHQKGWDQSRLAQALQTLA from the coding sequence GTGACCGTTCGTGTTCGTATTGCCCCGAGTCCTACGGGTAATTTACATATTGGTACTGCTCGGACAGCGGTATTTAACTGGCTCTATGCTCGCCGCCATGGGGGACAGTTCATTCTCCGCATTGAAGATACGGATCTAGAACGTTCCAAGGCCGAATACACCGAAAATATCCAAACCGGCCTGACCTGGTTGGGCTTGACCTGGGATGAAGGGCCCTTTTTCCAGACCCAACGCCTGGAGCACTACCGCCAAGCCATTCAAACCCTGCTCGACAAGGGCCTGGCCTACCGTTGCTACTGTACTCCCGAAGAATTAGAACAAATGCGGGAACAGCAAAAGGCCCAGAATTTGGCCCCCCGTTACGATAATCGCCACCGCCACCTCAGCCCAGAACAACAAGCCGCCTTTGAAGCCGAGGGCCGCCAAGCGGTGATTCGCTTCATCATCGACGACGAGCGCGAAATTCGTTGGCAAGACCAGATCCGAGGACAAATGCTCTGGAAAGGGAGTGACCTAGGAGGCGATATGGTGATTGCCCGGACTCCTGATAATCCCATGGACAGCTTTGGCCAGCCCCTCTACAACCTAGCGGTAGTGGTGGATGACATCGACATGGCCATTACCCACGTTATTCGTGGCGAAGACCACATTGCCAATACGGCGAAACAGATCCTGCTCTACGAGGCCCTGGAGGCCGCCGTGCCGGAATTTGCCCACACGCCCCTCATTTTGAACAAAGAGGGCCGTAAACTCTCGAAGCGGGATGGTGTCACCTCCATTGATGACTTTAAAAACATGGGCTTTTTACCCCAGGCCCTGGCCAACTACATGACCCTGCTGGGCTGGACACCCCCGGATTCGACCCAGGAAATTTTTAGCCTGGCGGAAGCCGCTAGCCAATTTAGCCTCGAGCGGGTGAACAAGGCTGGGGCCAAATTCGATTGGGATAAACTGGACTGGATCAATAGCCAATACCTGCATCAACTACCGCCAGTGGAATTAGTCACCTTGCTGACTCCCTACTGGCAGGGCGCTGGCTATACCGTTGACCTCGAGCAAGACGGGGCCTGGTGGCAACAATTAGCGGCCCTGATTGGCCCCAGCCTGACTCGTTTAACGGATGGCGTCAAGGAAAGTCAACTGTTGCTCACAGAGGCCATCACGCTCAGCCCAGAGGGCCAGGAACAACTCCAGCAACCGGGAGCTAAGGCGGTTTTAACTGATATTTCTGACTGGCTGGCCACGGGAGAAGTGCTGACGGCTGAGAGCGCCAAGACCAAAATTAATGAACTCACCAAGGCCCTGGGAGTGAAAAAAGGCGTGGTGATGAAATCCTTGCGGGTAGGTCTGATGGGAACCGTCCACGGCCCCGATTTAATCCAATCCTGGCAACTTCTACACCAAAAAGGCTGGGATCAAAGCCGTCTGGCCCAGGCCCTGCAAACCCTCGCCTAA
- a CDS encoding Fur family transcriptional regulator, producing the protein MPKPLTKAQRQVLTRLQTTPTEVSAQQLHRELQAQGFRIGLATVYRSLKSLHSDGLVQERLTPTGEAMYHIIADAPSHYHHLNCVRCGQAIPLESCPLNHQFMEWCQAQNFKLYYHTVEFFGLCHRCQGETA; encoded by the coding sequence ATGCCCAAACCCTTGACCAAAGCCCAGCGCCAGGTACTGACCCGTTTACAGACGACTCCCACCGAGGTCAGCGCTCAGCAATTGCACCGGGAACTCCAGGCCCAGGGGTTTAGGATTGGTCTGGCAACGGTTTATCGGAGCCTCAAATCCCTCCACAGTGACGGCCTTGTTCAGGAACGCCTCACGCCCACTGGGGAAGCGATGTACCATATCATTGCCGATGCCCCTAGCCATTATCACCACCTCAACTGTGTGCGCTGTGGCCAGGCCATTCCCCTCGAAAGTTGTCCCCTTAATCACCAATTTATGGAATGGTGCCAGGCCCAGAATTTTAAACTGTACTATCATACCGTAGAGTTTTTTGGCCTGTGCCACCGTTGCCAGGGGGAAACCGCCTAG
- the gatA gene encoding Asp-tRNA(Asn)/Glu-tRNA(Gln) amidotransferase subunit GatA yields MTSIRTLHQQLVTKERSAVEIATATLERIQALEPKLKSFLCVTADQALATAQQVDAKIARGETLGLLEGIPIAIKDNLCTQGVPTTCASRILEGFIPPYESTVTQKLKDAGAVMVGKTNLDEFAMGSSTENSGYQVTANPWDLSRVPGGSSGGSAAAVAADECVVALGSDTGGSIRQPASLCGVVGLKPTYGLVSRFGLVAYASSLDQIGPFARSVEDSAILLQAIAGYDAKDSTSLNVEIPDYTQFLKPSLKGLKIGVIRETFGEGLDSVVAETVQAAIQQLQKLGAEIKEVSCPRFRYGLPVYYIIAPSEASANLARYDAVKYGIRASNRNLMEMYTQTRAQGFGPEVKRRIMLGTYALSAGYYDAYYLKAQKVRTLIKEDFDQAFSQVDVLVCPTAPTTAFRAGEKTTDPLSMYLSDLMTIPVNLAGLPSMSLPCGFDSQHLPIGLQLIGNVLREDRLFHVGYAYEQATTWHQQKPPLV; encoded by the coding sequence ATGACTTCTATTCGGACGCTTCATCAACAGTTAGTGACTAAGGAACGCTCGGCGGTGGAAATCGCAACGGCCACCCTAGAGCGCATCCAGGCCTTGGAACCGAAACTCAAAAGTTTTCTCTGCGTTACCGCAGACCAGGCGCTGGCCACGGCCCAACAGGTTGATGCCAAGATTGCCCGCGGTGAAACCCTTGGCCTGTTGGAAGGTATTCCCATCGCCATTAAAGATAATCTCTGTACCCAGGGCGTGCCCACCACCTGCGCCTCTCGGATTTTAGAAGGGTTTATTCCGCCCTACGAATCGACCGTGACCCAGAAGCTCAAGGATGCCGGGGCCGTGATGGTGGGGAAAACCAATCTAGATGAATTTGCCATGGGCAGTTCGACGGAAAACTCCGGTTATCAAGTAACCGCCAACCCCTGGGATTTAAGCCGGGTGCCGGGGGGATCCTCCGGCGGATCCGCTGCCGCCGTGGCCGCTGATGAATGTGTCGTGGCCCTGGGGTCAGACACGGGGGGCTCGATTCGTCAGCCTGCATCTCTGTGTGGTGTGGTGGGTCTCAAGCCGACCTATGGCCTGGTGTCTCGTTTTGGTTTGGTGGCCTACGCTTCGTCTTTGGATCAAATTGGCCCCTTTGCCCGCAGCGTCGAAGATAGTGCTATTCTGCTTCAGGCCATTGCCGGTTACGATGCCAAGGATTCCACCAGCCTCAACGTCGAGATCCCCGACTATACCCAGTTCCTCAAACCGAGCCTCAAGGGCCTGAAGATTGGGGTGATTCGTGAAACCTTTGGCGAGGGCCTTGACTCGGTGGTGGCGGAAACCGTGCAAGCGGCCATCCAGCAATTACAGAAACTGGGGGCCGAGATCAAAGAAGTTTCCTGTCCCCGCTTTCGCTATGGCCTACCGGTTTATTACATCATTGCCCCCTCAGAAGCCTCGGCTAACCTAGCCCGCTACGATGCCGTTAAGTACGGTATCCGAGCCTCCAATCGCAACTTGATGGAAATGTACACCCAGACGCGGGCCCAGGGCTTTGGTCCTGAAGTCAAGCGGCGGATTATGTTAGGAACCTACGCTCTTTCCGCTGGTTACTACGATGCCTACTACCTCAAGGCCCAAAAGGTTCGTACCCTGATCAAAGAAGATTTTGACCAGGCTTTTTCCCAGGTGGATGTCCTTGTCTGCCCCACCGCCCCCACCACGGCCTTCCGCGCGGGGGAAAAAACCACCGACCCCTTGAGTATGTATCTGTCGGACTTGATGACCATTCCCGTCAATCTGGCGGGCCTGCCCTCCATGAGCCTCCCCTGTGGCTTTGATAGTCAGCATCTCCCCATTGGCCTGCAATTGATTGGCAACGTACTCCGAGAAGACCGACTCTTCCATGTCGGTTATGCCTACGAGCAGGCCACGACTTGGCACCAGCAGAAACCGCCCCTAGTTTAG
- a CDS encoding LCP family protein, giving the protein MALSAKTSSHKRSSASSQRLNKAKKGRWGWITAGFMIIALASAAGGAWLAMALASVPLRQAKLTPAQAAVFRQDKAISYQSLNLPQLSRPINVLVLGTKVLTSDIGKTSPDQGYQALVNSLEGLTDTMMVVRLDPNQGKLTLLSIPRDTKVKIPGHGTQKINAANVFGGPALAASTIEDLMPGVAIDRYLRVNVQAVEKLIDALGGVSVYVPKDMKYQDDSQHLYINLKEGQQHLNGQEALGLLRYRKDALGDIGRIQRQQLVTRAVMEQALKPQTLLKIPDIVAILQSHIDTNLTMEELVAMGGFAAQRQRSDVQMMLLPGDFSGRTGTSYWLPQSSKINALVAQHFSSETADSPWAETTSAEMASSENPSRLHIAIQDSTNNPKAVRALVRRLSQAGYRRITVVEGWRQPLRQTRILAQQGDSQGAAQVRQALGFGEVLVDSSGYLISDVTIQIGQDWQGPGQ; this is encoded by the coding sequence ATGGCTTTGTCTGCAAAAACTTCCTCTCATAAACGTTCCTCGGCTTCTTCTCAGCGGTTAAATAAAGCCAAAAAAGGACGTTGGGGATGGATTACAGCGGGCTTTATGATCATTGCCCTGGCCTCCGCCGCTGGTGGGGCCTGGTTGGCCATGGCCCTGGCTTCTGTTCCCTTGCGCCAAGCCAAGTTAACCCCCGCCCAAGCCGCTGTTTTTCGCCAAGATAAGGCTATTTCCTACCAAAGTCTCAATCTCCCCCAGTTGAGTCGCCCCATCAATGTCTTGGTTTTGGGTACAAAAGTGTTAACCAGCGATATAGGGAAGACATCCCCAGATCAGGGTTATCAGGCCTTAGTCAATTCCCTAGAGGGGTTGACTGACACAATGATGGTCGTTCGCCTCGATCCCAACCAAGGGAAGTTGACGCTCCTTTCCATTCCCCGAGATACCAAAGTCAAAATCCCTGGCCATGGAACCCAAAAAATTAATGCTGCTAATGTTTTCGGTGGGCCGGCCCTAGCCGCGAGTACGATAGAAGACTTGATGCCTGGGGTCGCCATTGACCGCTACCTGCGGGTGAATGTCCAAGCCGTCGAAAAGTTAATTGATGCCTTAGGCGGGGTTTCGGTTTATGTCCCCAAGGATATGAAATACCAGGATGATAGCCAGCATCTCTACATCAATTTAAAAGAGGGCCAACAGCATCTTAATGGGCAAGAGGCCCTCGGCTTACTCCGTTACCGCAAGGATGCCTTGGGGGATATTGGCCGCATCCAGCGCCAACAGTTGGTAACACGGGCCGTCATGGAACAGGCCCTGAAACCCCAAACTCTCCTGAAAATTCCTGATATCGTCGCTATTCTGCAATCCCATATTGATACCAACCTAACCATGGAAGAATTGGTGGCCATGGGGGGCTTTGCGGCCCAGCGTCAACGCAGTGACGTACAAATGATGTTACTGCCCGGTGATTTTAGTGGTCGCACGGGGACGAGTTACTGGCTGCCCCAGTCAAGCAAAATCAATGCCTTGGTGGCCCAACATTTTAGTTCTGAAACGGCAGATTCTCCCTGGGCTGAAACCACGTCGGCAGAGATGGCCTCGTCGGAGAATCCGAGTCGTCTGCACATTGCCATCCAAGACAGTACCAATAATCCCAAGGCTGTCCGGGCCCTGGTGCGTCGTCTAAGCCAAGCCGGTTATCGTCGAATCACGGTGGTGGAGGGCTGGCGGCAACCCCTCCGTCAAACCCGAATTTTGGCCCAGCAGGGGGATAGTCAAGGGGCGGCCCAAGTGCGCCAGGCCCTGGGATTTGGGGAAGTCCTCGTCGATAGTAGTGGCTATCTGATTTCCGATGTCACTATTCAAATTGGCCAGGATTGGCAGGGCCCAGGACAATAG
- a CDS encoding BrnT family toxin — MDVYFALNGIAFVWNDEKARINPINYDGVTFQQAAEAFFDPFLVVIDASRNDEARDAIIGLDRRWNLLYVVFIERENDTIRIISARKATRQEREYYEN, encoded by the coding sequence ATGGATGTGTATTTCGCACTCAATGGTATTGCCTTCGTCTGGAACGATGAAAAAGCTAGGATTAACCCGATAAACTACGATGGTGTTACGTTTCAGCAAGCGGCAGAAGCCTTCTTTGACCCATTCCTGGTGGTCATTGATGCCAGTCGCAACGATGAAGCCCGAGATGCCATTATTGGCTTAGATCGACGTTGGAACCTGCTGTACGTTGTCTTTATTGAACGCGAAAATGACACTATTCGGATTATTTCGGCCCGTAAAGCAACGCGCCAGGAGCGGGAATATTATGAAAACTGA
- a CDS encoding o-succinylbenzoate synthase: MTYSVDYFPYHNLLNPPLQTRYGCWSIREGITLRLIDDEGRTGWGEIAPLPWFGTETLALALEFCQALAGQITAQQIEIIPAQLPCCQFAFGSALADLTETAAGPSKYPLAYCQLLPTGEAALDVLAQGLLPGVTTFKWKIAVQSFAVESALLLRLLDQLPPQGRLRLDANGGLDFATIQCWLALLDTLPAIEFLEQPLPPGQETEMQAFGQNFRTVLALDESVSSLAQLQQAYDQGWPGVYVLKAAIMGFPTTLAQWLEAHPLDAVFSSVLETAVARCQVLALARRYNHPQRAVGFRPIC; the protein is encoded by the coding sequence ATGACCTATTCCGTTGATTATTTTCCCTACCACAATCTCCTCAATCCACCCCTACAAACCCGCTATGGCTGTTGGTCTATTCGTGAAGGGATTACCCTACGGTTAATCGATGACGAGGGCCGTACTGGTTGGGGAGAAATTGCCCCCCTCCCCTGGTTTGGTACCGAAACCCTGGCCCTGGCCCTGGAATTTTGTCAGGCCTTGGCTGGTCAGATCACAGCCCAGCAAATTGAGATAATTCCGGCTCAACTCCCCTGCTGTCAGTTTGCCTTCGGCTCGGCCCTGGCGGATCTCACCGAAACCGCCGCCGGGCCTTCTAAGTATCCCCTAGCCTATTGTCAGCTCCTGCCCACGGGAGAGGCGGCCTTGGACGTTTTGGCCCAGGGTCTCCTGCCTGGCGTGACAACGTTTAAATGGAAAATCGCTGTGCAATCCTTTGCGGTGGAAAGCGCTCTACTCCTGCGACTTCTAGATCAATTACCGCCCCAGGGCCGTCTCCGCTTGGATGCCAATGGGGGCCTGGACTTCGCCACCATCCAGTGTTGGCTGGCCCTACTGGATACGCTACCGGCCATTGAATTTTTAGAACAACCCCTGCCCCCTGGCCAGGAAACAGAGATGCAGGCCTTCGGTCAGAATTTTCGGACGGTGCTGGCTCTGGATGAATCGGTGTCTAGCTTGGCCCAATTGCAACAGGCCTATGATCAAGGCTGGCCCGGTGTTTATGTGCTCAAGGCCGCCATCATGGGGTTTCCCACAACGTTAGCCCAGTGGCTGGAAGCGCATCCCCTTGATGCTGTATTCTCCTCCGTGTTGGAAACTGCTGTAGCCCGTTGTCAGGTACTGGCCCTGGCCCGGCGCTATAACCATCCCCAACGAGCCGTGGGCTTTCGACCCATTTGCTAA
- a CDS encoding histidine phosphatase family protein produces the protein MATRVIIVRHGQSSYNAQKRIQGRSDESVLTPKGETDAQQVGAVLAQLPIDAIYCSPLQRARRTADIIHGCFDNPPPLSSTPDLLEIDLKIWENWTKSDVIAQFPTEYKCWHERPQDFSMTLADGQEIFPVQSLYQQAQHFWQKLLPQAEGKTILVVAHNGINRCLIMAAIGMPVSHYHRLQQSNCNINVLNFTGAWGEPVQLESLNQTSHLGVPLPPPRSEKNRLRLLLIRHGETQWNKESRFQGIRDIPLNDNGRLQAQKAADFLQTVPLDFAISSPMLRPKETAEIILLNHATVSLDLQPDLMEICHGLWEGKLESEIEAEFPGLLQAWKIAPETVQMPEGENLQQVWDRAVACWNERVQYYCEQTDKTVGIVVAHDAINKVILADLLGLSPANFWNIKQGNGGVSVIDYPHGPDSQPVLQAINLTTHLGGVLDKTAAGAL, from the coding sequence TTGGCTACACGGGTTATTATCGTTCGTCACGGACAAAGTAGTTACAATGCGCAAAAACGTATCCAAGGCCGTAGCGATGAATCAGTGTTGACCCCCAAGGGCGAAACCGATGCTCAGCAAGTCGGTGCCGTGTTAGCCCAGTTGCCCATTGATGCCATCTATTGCAGTCCTCTCCAGCGGGCCCGACGCACCGCGGACATTATCCACGGCTGTTTTGATAATCCCCCCCCTCTGTCCTCGACTCCAGACCTCCTGGAAATTGACCTTAAAATTTGGGAAAATTGGACAAAATCCGACGTTATCGCCCAGTTTCCCACAGAATACAAATGCTGGCATGAACGGCCCCAGGATTTCAGCATGACCTTGGCCGATGGTCAGGAAATTTTTCCGGTGCAATCCCTTTACCAGCAAGCCCAACATTTTTGGCAAAAGCTGTTACCCCAGGCCGAAGGTAAAACCATCCTCGTCGTTGCCCACAATGGCATTAATCGTTGCTTAATTATGGCAGCCATTGGCATGCCGGTGTCCCACTACCATCGGCTCCAGCAGTCCAACTGTAATATTAATGTCTTGAATTTCACCGGGGCCTGGGGGGAGCCGGTACAGCTAGAATCCCTCAACCAAACCTCCCATTTAGGGGTTCCCTTGCCACCGCCTCGTTCAGAGAAAAATCGCTTACGTCTGTTGTTAATTCGTCACGGGGAAACCCAATGGAATAAGGAGTCCCGCTTCCAAGGCATTCGAGATATTCCCCTCAATGATAATGGTCGCCTCCAGGCCCAAAAGGCCGCTGATTTTCTGCAAACCGTTCCTCTAGACTTTGCCATTAGTAGCCCGATGCTCCGGCCCAAGGAAACGGCCGAAATTATTCTGCTAAACCATGCCACGGTGTCCCTTGACCTTCAGCCCGACTTGATGGAAATCTGTCATGGTCTCTGGGAAGGCAAGCTAGAAAGTGAAATTGAAGCCGAGTTTCCTGGTTTACTCCAGGCCTGGAAAATAGCCCCGGAAACCGTGCAAATGCCGGAGGGCGAAAATCTACAACAAGTGTGGGACAGGGCCGTAGCCTGCTGGAACGAGCGCGTCCAGTACTATTGTGAGCAGACCGATAAAACCGTTGGTATTGTTGTGGCCCACGATGCAATTAACAAGGTGATCCTGGCGGATTTGCTAGGTCTGAGTCCGGCTAATTTCTGGAATATCAAGCAGGGCAATGGTGGCGTGAGCGTGATTGATTACCCCCATGGCCCGGATAGTCAACCCGTCCTCCAGGCCATTAATTTAACCACCCACCTCGGAGGCGTCTTGGATAAAACCGCCGCTGGGGCCCTCTAG
- a CDS encoding FAD-dependent oxidoreductase, with the protein MRVTIIGAGVVGAAIAYELSLVSGLQTTLLDAAPQPGQGATGAALGVLMGAISRKTKGRAWRLRQRSLERFETLIPELELLTGQTLGVNRQGIVLLQGPEADLEPWRRLQALRQSQGYRLDLWDQFTLEHHCPQVVLDKGGSAIYSPQDCQISPTLLTQALITAAQRQGVDCRFGVACQPLDPSAITTSGLTLMTSQGPLETDLVIVTAGLASSALTPQALSLQPVIGQALEVRVAHPLGRDDFQPVLSYQDVHIVPLTQNRYWVGATVEFPAEEAASLPTAAQWLEQVWQTAVSFCPALETAEILRQWSGQRPRPLGESAPVIRPLPGYAGVLLATGHYRNGVLLAPATALEVRDWVLSQGNPGLEGPSGGFIQDASEVGG; encoded by the coding sequence ATGCGGGTAACGATTATTGGTGCGGGGGTTGTGGGGGCCGCCATTGCCTACGAATTAAGTCTTGTCTCAGGCTTACAGACCACGCTCCTGGATGCGGCCCCCCAACCCGGCCAAGGGGCCACGGGAGCAGCCCTGGGGGTGTTAATGGGGGCCATTAGTCGCAAAACCAAGGGCCGGGCCTGGCGGTTACGTCAACGGAGTTTAGAGCGTTTTGAAACCCTGATCCCGGAACTGGAGCTCTTAACGGGCCAGACGCTAGGGGTGAATCGTCAGGGCATTGTTCTACTCCAGGGCCCGGAGGCGGATTTAGAACCATGGCGACGTTTACAGGCCCTGCGACAAAGCCAAGGTTATCGCCTCGACCTGTGGGATCAGTTCACCCTAGAGCATCATTGTCCCCAGGTAGTACTGGACAAGGGAGGGAGCGCTATCTACTCGCCTCAAGACTGTCAAATTTCCCCAACCCTGCTCACTCAGGCCTTGATTACCGCGGCCCAACGGCAAGGCGTGGACTGTCGTTTTGGCGTGGCCTGTCAGCCCCTAGATCCTTCGGCCATAACGACATCGGGGCTTACACTTATGACATCCCAAGGCCCTCTGGAAACAGATCTCGTGATTGTGACCGCTGGCCTTGCTTCCAGTGCGCTTACTCCGCAGGCCCTTTCTCTACAACCGGTCATTGGCCAGGCCCTGGAGGTACGCGTAGCCCATCCCCTGGGTCGAGACGATTTTCAGCCGGTGCTGAGTTATCAGGATGTGCATATAGTCCCCCTTACCCAGAATCGGTATTGGGTGGGGGCAACGGTGGAATTTCCAGCAGAGGAAGCTGCTTCTCTACCGACGGCAGCCCAATGGCTAGAGCAGGTCTGGCAAACCGCCGTTAGCTTCTGTCCGGCCTTGGAAACGGCTGAGATTCTACGACAGTGGAGCGGCCAACGGCCCCGGCCCCTGGGGGAATCAGCCCCCGTGATTCGTCCACTACCCGGTTATGCGGGAGTCCTTTTGGCCACAGGCCATTACCGCAATGGGGTATTGCTGGCCCCGGCCACGGCCCTGGAGGTGCGCGATTGGGTTTTGTCCCAAGGCAATCCTGGCCTAGAGGGCCCCAGCGGCGGTTTTATCCAAGACGCCTCCGAGGTGGGTGGTTAA